Part of the Mauremys mutica isolate MM-2020 ecotype Southern chromosome 1, ASM2049712v1, whole genome shotgun sequence genome is shown below.
TTCGGATTACATCCTACAATTTGGCTCTTTCAATTAGCTCCATTACAGCTGCAGAACTGGTGAGCTGTTGTGTGTCAAGAACTGCTCATAACttgcaattttgaaagaaaactgCCCCAAATGCTGTAAGAAAAAATAAGAAGTCAAGATCTGGGTTAAGGTACACTGTCAAAGTGGGGTGGCAGAGATACACATAGAAATCTAGTTAAcaaatcttttctttctttctcatccaTCTGTGGGAAGAAGGGCACTGATTTTCAAGGGATAGAAGGAAAAATGTAGTAACAACTACATCATCCTCTCTCCTTCTATTTACTTTAAGGCCTTACAACTTAGGAAGCCAAGAAGACTCAGGATGGTTCTTCTCCCCTCCCAAAGGGCTTGCATTGCTGGAGGGGACGCTGAGAGCTAGACATTTTccatgattaaagatctagataAGTCATAAAAGGAAACAACTCTCTCCCCCCTATACACCTTCTATACAATATATGTATAGGGACACTGTCATGTTAACAATTGTGGCCCAGATGCTAAAAAATTAATCCCATGTATAACTCTGCTTAAGTGAGCAGAACTCAATGGCACCACTTGTGTGACTCAAATTCTATGCATGCCTGGCTTTGCATAATTATGGCCTATATGTTTAAAAAGTATTTTCTCACCTATGTTACTCAGAAAGCCTCAAATCACTCAAATGTTAAAATTGGAAAAATCACATCTATTTATTTACCCTATATGTTATTTGCATGACATTCATCTTCAACAATGTAAGCCTAGTCTCTCTTGCACtctggttctcatgcactagcacAATATAGCAACGTTTGGGTGGCAAACACTGCAGGTGGGGGTTTGTTGCTAAATACCCCTTTTTACCTCCAATATAATAgaaatattttagtttaaaatttcAGATTAAAACATTTCTATTAATCCTGTGTTGGGGGTACAAACAAAGCAGGTGTGAGTTACCCGACAGCATTCCTTTCATACAGCTTTTTGGAGACCCTTCAGATTTTGCATTGTTTACCAACCTCCAAGTTAATCTTAAATTGCTAGAGCTGCAAAGTCAGCAATTCCACCTGAGCTCTCCCCTCCCAACAGTTTTTCTACCTCCTCAAATTAACATTTTCTAACTGCAATTATGTCACACAATCACCTTCCAAAGAACAAGGTGGCCGGCTTGTAATTTTATAAATTATGTCCAGGTGTTTCAAAGTAGAATCACATATATTCATAACAATAGAAGTTTGGCTTTTCCTTGGATAAGTAATTAAGGCTATTAAGTGCTTTCTGAAAGGTTCATTGTCTTTATCCATCTCTACAGTCAAGATAGTTGCCTTTGATCCAGTAACAGATCTGTGCATATTTGAGGGGTGTGATGCGAACAGCCACATTGAAATCCTGTGGGGCGCCATTCATGTCCACCCACTGATGCCCTGAAAATATTCCAATAATTTTCCGCTCCCATTTCTGATGCTGTCTCTTCCACATCCTCACATACACCCCAGACCCGCTCGCCCCTGGCTGGGCATCGCACTGCTGATACAAGAGGTCAAATGTTTCATCTTTGACATCACAGAAACGGTAAACCAGATTTCCCGGACGATCATTGTCATAGCCAGAGAAGTGAATCCTCCCTCCAGGCAACTGTCTAGCTGGTGGGCTCACACCTATCTTCATAAATTTTCTTTTGTGTGGCTTCTTGAGCTCCAACAGGGCATAGTCATAATCCATGCCTATATCATTGGCATTTCCTTTGATCCATCCTTTAGGGACATGTGTCCGTTTCACTCGGATCCACTGGAATTTCATTTTTTCAGGCATTGTTGAGCTCGTGATATTAGCCCCTTTGTTACCATGTTTCACTTTAGGCTTCAGGAAGCCCACCCTCAGTTTCTGGGCTCCTTTGACGTAACTTTTGCCATCATGGATGCAGTGAGCTGCAGTAAGGACGTGCTTTTCTGCCACCAGCGTCCCCGTGCAACCTGTGGACAACTTCACCGACGTGGAGAAAGGGTAATTCAACAAGAAGTCCTTGCCAAAAATGCTAAACCTGCTGTCGTAGCCATAGATCTGCCTTTTTGTTCGAGATCTGCTTTGTGACCCATCACTGCCACGGCTGATAATGTAAATGCCTACTTCAGTTTCAACAAGACTACCATTGGCATACAAGGTCTCATAGGACAGGTAGTCCTTCACTTCTTCAAACGTCGGCAGCGGGGAACGCTTGTGGCACTCTAGGCCACAAGAGGATATTACCTCCAGTTTGGTTTCTGCATCAAACTGTGGTTTGTCTAGATTAAGGGTAGATTGTGGCAAGATTACTGGAACTTTGTAAGATGGCCAGGTTGGTTTCCAGCGGGAATTGGAGGGTAGAACATCCTTAATAGTGCACAGGAAAAGGATCAAAGTTGGCACACCTGCCATGCTGAACACCAATCTGGGGAAAGAAAAGGATCCTCTGGTTATTAAAGCGAACATTCATTCACCATTGCAAAGCAATAGTTTGATAGCCAAACAAAATGCCTGGCATTGTTCTGAAATTTTATCCCTACTTAAGGCTAAATCCTGATCCTATTGAAGCCAGTGCACAGGATCAGGCGATTTGTAACTGGGGGAAGGAAAAGTTCCGAATAATACATCATAGCTCACTTAAAGCTTGTACTTAACCTTGGGATTATTTATGTGGTCTACTGCCAGCCCTGAGTTAACAACTGATTGTTTTTCTGTTCTTAGCGAACTGGTAGCATTGCAGCTATAGCACAATTTTATGTCAGGCAGCCTATATCACACCCTGCAGACTCCACTTCATAAGCCCCCTATGAAGAGTTCCCTGCTCCCAACCAGGAATTTTAATGGTCCCAATTGTTTCAAATTCCTCTTTTACTGGGTATGAGG
Proteins encoded:
- the PRSS23 gene encoding serine protease 23 isoform X1, which codes for MPAWRGGAHLASLQFSPRLVFSMAGVPTLILFLCTIKDVLPSNSRWKPTWPSYKVPVILPQSTLNLDKPQFDAETKLEVISSCGLECHKRSPLPTFEEVKDYLSYETLYANGSLVETEVGIYIISRGSDGSQSRSRTKRQIYGYDSRFSIFGKDFLLNYPFSTSVKLSTGCTGTLVAEKHVLTAAHCIHDGKSYVKGAQKLRVGFLKPKVKHGNKGANITSSTMPEKMKFQWIRVKRTHVPKGWIKGNANDIGMDYDYALLELKKPHKRKFMKIGVSPPARQLPGGRIHFSGYDNDRPGNLVYRFCDVKDETFDLLYQQCDAQPGASGSGVYVRMWKRQHQKWERKIIGIFSGHQWVDMNGAPQDFNVAVRITPLKYAQICYWIKGNYLDCRDG
- the PRSS23 gene encoding serine protease 23 isoform X2; this translates as MAGVPTLILFLCTIKDVLPSNSRWKPTWPSYKVPVILPQSTLNLDKPQFDAETKLEVISSCGLECHKRSPLPTFEEVKDYLSYETLYANGSLVETEVGIYIISRGSDGSQSRSRTKRQIYGYDSRFSIFGKDFLLNYPFSTSVKLSTGCTGTLVAEKHVLTAAHCIHDGKSYVKGAQKLRVGFLKPKVKHGNKGANITSSTMPEKMKFQWIRVKRTHVPKGWIKGNANDIGMDYDYALLELKKPHKRKFMKIGVSPPARQLPGGRIHFSGYDNDRPGNLVYRFCDVKDETFDLLYQQCDAQPGASGSGVYVRMWKRQHQKWERKIIGIFSGHQWVDMNGAPQDFNVAVRITPLKYAQICYWIKGNYLDCRDG